The following nucleotide sequence is from Pseudobutyrivibrio ruminis HUN009.
CTGGTGTTATCTATGAATGCGTTGTTGAAGGTGGAATCACTCGTATGATGGCCATCTTTGATGATTATTCAGGATTAGACCAGATTGGTAATATCCGTAGTTCACGTCCTTATTACGTATATTTTGCTAGTGAGTATGATGCTATTTACATGCATGCAGGTGGTAACCCAGCAGCATTCGAGCTTATTGATGACAAGAATCTTGTAGACAACATCAATGCTCTTACAGTAGAAGGTACAAAGGGTAAGGCAGCTGCTTTCAGAACTGGTAAGGGTGAGCATACACTTTATACAAATTCTGATGGTATTGCAAAGGGTATTGAAAAGCTTGGATATGACACAGAGCTTCCAGCAAACTATGAGCCTCATTTCACATTCGCAGCTGATGGTAATGATCTTTCAAGCGGCGAGGATTGCCAGGCTATCCAGCTTTACTACTACACAAACAAGCCTTATTGGATTTACAACGAGGATGATGGTTTATACTACAGATATGAGTTCAATCAGAAGCAGGTTGACGCTATTACAGGCGAGCAGCTTACAGCTAAGAACATTATTATTCAGAATGTAGAGTGGTGGACATATGAAGGATCTCAGTATCTTGGATACCTCCTTTCATACAACACAGGTACTGGTAAGTACATCTCTAATGGAAAGATGATTGATATTGTTTGGTCAAAAGATGGTGATACAGATATTACACATTATTACGACTTAAACTCAGGTGAAGAGATTCAGCTTAATGTTGGTGTGACTTGGATTCAGGCGTGCCAGCGTGATTACACAGATGAAACTGTATACTATGCAGATAAATCAGAATTTAGTAAGGCAAATTAATTAGTTTATGAATGCTAAAAAAAGGCGTAGCGATACCGGCTTTTTAATGCAGGGATCAATTCTTGCTATGGCTTCAATTATCAGTCGTATTGTGGGACTCATTTACAGAGTCCCACTTACGGCTACTATTGGAAAGACAGGAAATGATTATTACGGTACCGCTTATGAAATTTACAACATAATATTACTTATATCTTCTTATAGCATACCTCTCGCGGTATCAAAGCTAGTTTCAGCGAGAATAGCCAAAGGGCACATTAAGGACGCAACTAAGGTTTTACATGGCGCCCTTCTTTTTGCGTTTATAAGTGGTGGTATTGCATCCATAGTAGTATTCTTTGGAGCAGAGTTCTTCACAGGTACTGTTTTAAAGACACCTCTTGCGGCTATTGCTTTAAAGGTTTTGGCACCTACACTTCTGGTAGTTGCTATTCTTGGTGTATTCAGAGGCTTTTTCCAAGGCCTTGGTACAATGATTCCAAGTGCTATTTCTCAAATAGGAGAGCAGTTGGTTAATGCTGTT
It contains:
- a CDS encoding DUF3048 domain-containing protein codes for the protein MKKQLVSALLVLSMCTSLIACGKDEADNTAADDTASNTVQEVVEPVDDSAAFWDQVSEDGKVRSYLTGDWVDAEYGRQRPVAVMIENTKACLPQYGIGNAGVIYECVVEGGITRMMAIFDDYSGLDQIGNIRSSRPYYVYFASEYDAIYMHAGGNPAAFELIDDKNLVDNINALTVEGTKGKAAAFRTGKGEHTLYTNSDGIAKGIEKLGYDTELPANYEPHFTFAADGNDLSSGEDCQAIQLYYYTNKPYWIYNEDDGLYYRYEFNQKQVDAITGEQLTAKNIIIQNVEWWTYEGSQYLGYLLSYNTGTGKYISNGKMIDIVWSKDGDTDITHYYDLNSGEEIQLNVGVTWIQACQRDYTDETVYYADKSEFSKAN